GGCATGGTGCTACATTGTGGCAATCGGCTGAGTGCATTGGCTTTTGTTGATATGCTGCGCACGCGCCAGATTAAGTACGAATATCTTGGCGACAAAGGCCATCGCAGTCACTTGTTTATTGCCAGACCTGGGATTTCACTGACAACTTGCGCAGATGCACTCGTCATTGGCGGTCGAAAAACGACCATCGAAGGAGGCGATCAAAGTACATTGGTTGGCGGCCGGCAGGCCCATATTTCTGGCGGCAATCGAACCATTGTATCTGGTGGCAAAGGAGCAAAAGTAGCCGTAGGTAACAAAGCCATTATTGCCGGCAATGACCACGTTGAAGCGGCCGCAGGGCACTCCTCAACGGTAATTGGCGGATACAAAGCGAATGTGAATGCCGGGACGTTGTCCACAGTAGTTGGGGGATACAAATCAACTGTTTCTGGTGGTTATGGCGCTACCGTAGTTGGCGGAGAGCAGGCAGTTGTGGAAGGGGGAGACTATGCAACTGTCATTGGAGGAGATCGGTCACTGGTGCGGGGTGGAAAGTATGCCCAGGTATTTGGAGGGGTGGATGCTGTTGTGTGTGGCGGTGTGGATGCGACGCTGCGGTTGGCTTATATCAACGAGGAAGGTGATAAGGAAACCTCAACAGCCTATGTTGGACGTTATGGCATTCAGCCTGACGTGTGGTACATGTTTAACGGAACAGACTGGTGTCCGGCGGAAGTGCACGAATCTTGATGTGGTGCCCGGCAAGCCTGAAATTATACGGCGTCTAATACCCTGATATGCTGACACTGCGTTTTATGCTGGACTTGCTGTAAAGGAAGGGGTGCGTGTAGCTCTACACGGAAGGTAGGCGTATCGTTTGCGTTTTTGATAACGGCACTGCTGTTCACTGCAATCAGCCGTGTCAATAGAAACACAAACAGGAAGATGCAGAGAAACAGGATAAAGATGAAATAGCGAAAGGCAGGAGTTGAATTCCCTTTGCGTTCAATGGCCATACGGATCTTGTTTAGCAGCTGGCAAAGTATCAGCAGGCGGGGTATTGCCGGCTGAACCGTGGGAGGCCAAGGGGCTAAAACATATGCTCAAAGACGGGGGCTGCAACAAGCATTGTTGCGCCTTAACGTTAAGCAATAAAAGTGTTCAATGTGACACAAAACCCTTGAGACTTTGTATCTGAACAACCACCGGGGACATTGTATAAATCATGCCACAGCCAGGCCGCGGCAGACAAAGAGAGGATTTAAATTTAAGAATGGATTGCCAGCCGGGCAAATCGGTACGTGGGTATTAGTAGGGCTGGTACGAAAGGGTGGGGTATAGCGATAAAATCATCGCTAATTGTGCAAGTAGCCGGTTTTGTGGATTTCAAAATTCATGAGATGCCGTAAAAAACAACTGATTTCTGGTTCAGAGAAGAAGAAGTTTTAATTTAATTATGACGCCGTGGTCGTCATTTTACGCATTCAGCGCGTCATATTGTTGTCGCGCAGCATAAACTGATTTCATGTTGACTTCTTGCCAGGTATCGAGGTTTTTGAAAATATCGATGAGTGTTTCTGTGAGTTCAGTCTTCGAATAATATACTTTGACAGGACTGGTGAAAGTAACCTGACGCATAAGAAGTCCGTCACGTTCTAACTCACGCAACGCTTTTGTCAACATCCGTGAGGAAATCTGTGGTAAGAGCCGGCGGATCTCATTAAATCGTTTTGGTGCATCCACAAGATGCCAAAGGATACTGGTTTTCCATCGCCCATTGAATAAATCCACCGCAGATGCTATCGGGCATCTCATCCCATCTTCCTTAACTGTTTTCATTTTTTTCAGCTTACACAATTGTGACCTGATTACGCGTTGACAACCTGGTTACAGGCGAGACTCTTGAATAAAGTTGCTTTATAAAATATACTTAGTTATTAGATAAAACCTACAGGAGACATGAGCAACATACTAAGCCTTACTGTACGTTCCGGCGAGAAGCCAGAGACTACCAGCAGATTGCCGCATTCTCAATTAACCCAACATGGTCCTGACCATATCATTGAAAAGCTGCATGCGTGGTGTTTTTCATTGTCCGGTGTTGCAAATGAGCCTAGCGGCATCTCTGTACCAGGCGCGCGTGCCTTGATTCTGCATGACAGCATTAATTGCAATCATGAGGCATTTATGATAGGTCGAGAATTTGCGCATATACATCCCCATCCTGATAACGGTAGCATGCATGTTAAGCTACCGCGTGAAGATGCTTTGCAAGTGACTGAAAAAGGTTGGGGGGAAGATCATTATCTGGTAACACAGGGGCACTATCCTATCGGATTAGTGATGGTGTTTTCCCCACGCGATGTGGACGAATTGGAGATAGTAAAAGCTATTGTTAAGAAATCCTACGAGTATGCGACGGGACAATCTCTACCAGCAATGAATTAATGAGTCACTTCAGAAAGATCAGGTTTTGTTCACCCGCTGCTACGTTTGGGGAAATCAACGCCTGCGCCGTGCCTGAATGCCCCCCTCCAGGTATTGGTAGAGAAAACCTCCTCTGCACTTTGTTTGGGACGCATGACAAATCCATGCGTCCCAAACAAGTATGACTTATCTGCAATCAGGCAGAAGTAAGGATCGTGTTTGTGGTCTTTTCAAGCGTAGGCAGATTAATCGCCGGGTGGTAAACACCAGTTTTGTCAAGTCCCTTGTACGCCCGCTTTGTGATACTCTGCAAATTTGGACGCTTCTCCGCCGGCCCTTCGCCTTTCCCAATGCCGCCACCAAATTCGATGATGAAATCCACCCCATCGTTGATGGCCCGCTCAATACTCCAGATCCATTTCACAGGATTGAAAAGCTGGAAAAAGAGGGCTGATTTGATGGAATCCGTGTTATCTGTGTGGTAATCGCCCGTGTAGTTGGACATTACCTTGCACGCCGGCGCATTAAAGGTAGCTGCATCAAGATCTGGCCGGAAAGCTTCTGCAGCTGTTACCATGAGGTAGGTGTGGAATGCCCCTTCCGTATTCAGCGGGATGCCGCGGTGTCCCAGCGTAGCAGCGTATTCTGCCATGGCGGCGAGGTCTTCTTCGGTACCTCCTACAACCGTCTGCTCTGGCAAATTACAGCCGCCGATACCGCAGTAATAGTTGTCAGCAAAAGGCCGCACGGTTTCCAAATCCGCTCTAAACGCCATCATTTTGCCGCGTCCAAAGGTGCCCATGAGTTCACCGCGTCGCTGTACAAGCCGTAAAGCCGTTTCAAAGCTCAATACACCGGACGCAACCAGCGCGGAGTATTCGCCCAGGCTGTGGCCGGCGGCATAAGCCGGCTTTATCTGGTTATCCGTGATCGATTTGAACGCTTCCAGGCAGGCAATACTGTGGGTGAGGAGTGCCGGCTGCGTGAAACGGGTTTTGTCAAGCTGTTCTGCAGGTCCCTCAAAAGACAATTTCTGGATATCAAATCCCAGGATGTCGTTTGCCTGCTCGTAGATTTCGCGAACAGGGGCAAAGGCTTCGTAAATATCGCTGCCCATGCCAACGTATTGGGAGCCCTGTCCGGGAAATATAAACATCGTCTGTTGGTCAGACATACTCATGCTATTCAGTGGGTTTATGAGACTCTCCGCTTGTGGGAGGGAAATTTGGCGTTAATATCAAACACCCAACAAGAAACTGTAACACATCAACGTTGGCGAAAAGCCGGCGCTCTGTGTACAGGTATCCTTGTCGGGTGCTTGGGACGCCCTAAGATAGGCATTCCTGTATTGGGTTGAAAATAGGCAGTGGGTTAAACGGGGTTTTGTCTATCTACATTCGCGTTGGACCTAAAAAAGTGCGAGGATTCCCACCAAATGTGTGGCGTTGTGTGGTGGAAGCTTTTATCGAAGCGTATTCCTGAACAAAGTCCAGTTTATAGACAGTTCAGGGTTACACTATTGGACCAGCTTGACGGCTGTCTGATGCACCACTTCTGCCATTTTGGGGCTTAGTGCGTTGGTTTCTTCGTAATGGTGGTCCCAATCGTGAGAGTCTAGATATGGGGTTGTGGGGTGCAGGTCAAAATTGAATGCCGGTATAATGTATCCCGTAAAGTCCTGCGTAACACCGAGGATCATGCGGACGCGCGTATCGAGCAAGTCCCGCAGGTACGGTGGCGCCGGCGCCTGGCTGAGGTCTTCGATACCTGTATTGTTGACCGACCAGAGGGCATCGAAGCCGCCCGGGGTTGCTGAGCCATCATACCCACCAATAGCCAGCTCAGGGTGTAACTCGCCGGGCACGGATAACATGGAAACGTCGCCTATCCGCAGATAAACCATTTCACTTTTTAGGTATGTGGCTGTCTCACCCGGTACTACGGCATCGCTTATGGCGGTGCCGGTTGCATCAAAAAGTTGGCGTTTGATGGTGCCAGCATTGAACAGTGCCTGAAACCCTGGGTGCTCCAGCGGAAGCAGTACAGCGGCCGACCGGTGTTCAATAGCAGGTACGTCTACTGTCTGGCCAGTTTCGAGGGCCTGTTCGGTTAAATCACTCAGGATGTTACCTAGGGCGCCGGCTTTTTCATACGAACATTGGCCACAGGCTTCAAACGTGCTGTCCTGATAGCTGAAAGCAATGTTGTTAGAGCCAATTTGTCCGCCCAGCGCACCCTGGAAAAATACTGGAACGGCATCCGGGTGGCGTGCTTTCTGCGCTTCGCGCCACGCCCCCACGTAGTCTGAACTTATGGAAACCCCATCAATCACTTGCTCTGGATGGCTTGCCCAATTGATTAGCGTGGACAGGACGTGGTTGTGGGAAACAGATTTGAACCTGATTACGGCCAACTGATCATCAATAATAACCGGATCACGCTGGTCTATCTGATAGGTATCTAGCCCTGTATTGAGCGTAGCTGATTCCATTGTAGCCAGCTGAAGGCTTGCAACAGCATTGACAAGTGCCTCAACAACTTTGTCGCGTACAAATGCCATGTATGTCTCATCAACGCCTGATTCAACAGTTGATGGGCCATATATGCCAACCGTGTCAGGACCTTCGTGGGTGTGCGAGGATCCCATGATTACCATATCCAGGCCGAGGCCCGGGTAATCCCTGTGTGATCGAATCAACTCTAGTTCGGTAAAGCTGTGCCCAAACGTATCGAGGCCGAACATGCCAATACGCTTCCCACCATATTCGAAAACTACAGCGTTTACATACAAGTCGTCCTGGATAGCAAGCGCCGGCCGGCGGACATCGTTGGCAATCCACAGCGGATCAAATCTGCCATTGCCATTGGCGTCGTCGTAGGGTTCATCGTCTTCCCATCGATTATTGCCATTGTAATCGAGATACGTCTCTCCCAATTCCGGTGTGATTACCAATTCTGAAGCACCTACACGCAGCATTTCCGATGAAGGCGCAGGATTGCAGCTTGAATTGGTCCCTACCATGATGAGGCAGAGCGTTAATAGGATGCGAGACTGAATGTTGCCCGAATAGGTCATGCTATTGCTTGATCATCAAAATAATCCCCAACGCGTGTCAACGAAGACGGATGTAAATGCGTATTTCGTAACATAACGAAGGGGATGCATGTGACCAAGCAAATTTTTTAGGGTTTTGAGTCAATCTCGTATAAATAGGTGATTTACGATCCCCCAAAAAGTCTTATCCTATTTGAAGCGACTTAGTCAATGATTTTGGCCCGCAATGCTTTTGCAACTGCATGCATGCCCGTATTGACGTCCAGCTTACTATAAATATGCTGGGTATGGCTATTAATTGTGTTGGGGCTGACAAAAAGAATGGCGGCTATTTCTTTTTGCGTATGGCCGTCTGCCATTTTGCCAAGTACTTCGAGTTCACGTTTGGTCAGAGAATAGTCGTTGTGGTATTTCATGGTCGTGTGACGATGGGTTTAAGAATCGGTCTGACCACGATATGAACATTATTAGGCGCGTATTTGCCGTAAAGTTAGCGATTTGCGAACTGTCGTAATTCGTGATGTTTTTGTCGGAAAGTGTCCACTAAACGCTGCATTGTGTGGTTGGATGTTTACAATTTGTGGTTAGAATCCCTTCGCTAAGCTGATAAACATGTCATTCTGACAGGCAAAAACAGTTGGTATGGTTTTTCCTCTGTATTCCATCACATACAATAATCACAACTGCAGCACAGGCTTTGCTGGCCAGATGCTGACCCAAAACAAATGATTGGAGACAGACAATTAGCCAAACTGGTTAAAGTTTTTACAGAAGCACCCTCGAGCAAGTACACACAGGAAGACATCGCTATCACATTCGGCGAAGCGCGCATCAAGTATGTGCCTGGGTTCGATGATTTTGATGCAACAGGTTTTGTCGATCGGGCGGTCTATGGAAAACTGATGCTGGATGCTGCCACGTTGGCTGCAGGTACGCTGATTGAGAAGAGTTTTGTTGTTAATGAGTCATTTAATCTGTATGCAATGAAGCCAAAGCGGGATGGCCAGTTGATTGCTGTTGCGCGCCTTGTACATGCGCAGCAGAACCGATATACGGTAGAAGTTCGTCTTCTCGACAAGGACGGGCATGCTGTTGCTTCTGGTCATGGTACGTTTGCATTGTCAAAACAGGGTGTTCGTGACATGGATGCTGCTGCAGTGGATCCTGCTTTGATGGATGATGAAGCCGCTACAGAAGGTGTTGCTTATGGTAGCCTGTGGCGTACACCTTTTGGGTATGTACACCAGAATTAGGTAGCATTAACGAATTGCCGGCCCTTATCTGCCTTAATGGTATCCCCACGGCTGGCGGCAGTACGCACGCAAGACACACATTGACCGCTGTTTGCACGTGGAGCA
This sequence is a window from Bacteroidota bacterium. Protein-coding genes within it:
- a CDS encoding helix-turn-helix domain-containing protein, with amino-acid sequence MKTVKEDGMRCPIASAVDLFNGRWKTSILWHLVDAPKRFNEIRRLLPQISSRMLTKALRELERDGLLMRQVTFTSPVKVYYSKTELTETLIDIFKNLDTWQEVNMKSVYAARQQYDALNA
- a CDS encoding ACP S-malonyltransferase codes for the protein MSMSDQQTMFIFPGQGSQYVGMGSDIYEAFAPVREIYEQANDILGFDIQKLSFEGPAEQLDKTRFTQPALLTHSIACLEAFKSITDNQIKPAYAAGHSLGEYSALVASGVLSFETALRLVQRRGELMGTFGRGKMMAFRADLETVRPFADNYYCGIGGCNLPEQTVVGGTEEDLAAMAEYAATLGHRGIPLNTEGAFHTYLMVTAAEAFRPDLDAATFNAPACKVMSNYTGDYHTDNTDSIKSALFFQLFNPVKWIWSIERAINDGVDFIIEFGGGIGKGEGPAEKRPNLQSITKRAYKGLDKTGVYHPAINLPTLEKTTNTILTSA
- a CDS encoding helix-turn-helix transcriptional regulator, with translation MKYHNDYSLTKRELEVLGKMADGHTQKEIAAILFVSPNTINSHTQHIYSKLDVNTGMHAVAKALRAKIID